AATTCGGAATATGTCCGCAACGGCACCGTCAGCATTTTTGCTTTTGTGGAACCGCTCGGAGGCGTTCACCATGTAAGTGTACGTGAACACCGTACAGCCACAGACTGGGCAGAGGAAATCAGGTATCTTGTGGACAACATGTACCCCGATGCCGAAAAGATCCTCCTTGTGATGGATAACCTTAATACCCATAAACCGTCATCCCTGTACAAACGGTATCCGGCAGAAGAAGAAAGGCGTATCATAAAAAAACTGGAGATACATTACACGCCCAAGCATTGCAGCTGGCTGGATATTGCTGAAATAGAGCTTAATGTAATGACCAGGCAATGCCTTAGCCGCCGCATCGCTGAAATAGAACAGTTACGCAGCGAACTGTCCGCATGGGAAACGGAACGGAATACACTGGCAGCAAAGGTCAACTGGCATTTTAGAACCCACGATGCCAGAATAAAGCTCAGTTCACTATATCCCACATTTACTACTGCTTCCTGATAGGGCAGTAGTATTGCTAAATATCATCGTGTCAATACACTAGCTTAATGGCATTGCAGGATGGCGGTCTTGACTTCGCTTCATAATAATTCCGTTTTTAACGTAGTTGAGCATCATCACTTCGCCCTGAATCGAATTTTCCTGTGTCTCAAAATTCTTCAGTTCTTTCTCCTGCTTTGCTCTTACACATTCCAAAATCCGCTTTTTTGTATTGGCATTGACTCCCGGACGGTTATTGAGAGCCAGAGATACCGTTGCCTCCGAAAGCCCCAGTTCCTGCGCAATTTCTTTTGCTTTGATTCGCATAAATGCCTCTTTCTCTAATGAAAAATTTCAAGCACTCCTCTTAGTTTCTCCACTTCAATCTGCCCCGGCGCAGATGTTTGTCCTGCCGCCCCGAAAGTCAGCGCAGAGCCAAATACTTCTCCACAGAGTCTGCTGATCACTCCATCTTTTGCCATAGACATCGTGATGATGGGGCGATCGGCATAGGTTCCTGCCATCTCTTCCGTTGCCGCAAGCAATGTCAGCACATCTTTCCTGCACTGCGGCATCACTGCGATCTTGGGAAGGTCTGCCCCAAGTTCCTGCATCTTCTGAAGTCTTGCCACGATTTCTTCTTTGGAAGGAGTTTTCTCAAAATCGTGATTGGAAACCACCACTTTCACTCCGAAGGTATGCGCTGTTTTTATGAGAGATTTCACCGTTTTCTCTCCTGCTGATAATTCTGCATCGATCAGATCTGCCATCTTAGTCCGGGCTGCTTTTTCATTCAATTCTCTATACGCCGCTGCATCGATTGCCTGTTCTCCGCCCTCCTGCAGTGTACGGAATGTGAATAAAAGCGGAATCTCTCCTGTAATTTCACATAGCTTACGCAAGACATGTTCGACACACTCAAACGAAAATACATCTTCGTACCAGTCCACTCTCCATTCCACTACATCTGCTTTTGCCTGTACTGCACTTTTTGCGTTTTCTAAAATCTCCGGTACTGTTTTTCCCACTATCGGAACACAGATTTTCGGCATTCCTGTGCCAATCTCTAAATTTCTCACTTTTATAGTATTCATCGTTTGTTTTCCTCCCTGGATCACTGTTTTATATCTACTGTATCTTATCTTGAAAAATCCTGCAAGAGCAGCCTTGTTTTTATTTTCTCAGCTCTTTTAACTGTCTCATCAGAAGAGGGATTTCAAAAAGAAGCATCACGA
This window of the Mediterraneibacter gnavus ATCC 29149 genome carries:
- the aroD gene encoding type I 3-dehydroquinate dehydratase, which gives rise to MNTIKVRNLEIGTGMPKICVPIVGKTVPEILENAKSAVQAKADVVEWRVDWYEDVFSFECVEHVLRKLCEITGEIPLLFTFRTLQEGGEQAIDAAAYRELNEKAARTKMADLIDAELSAGEKTVKSLIKTAHTFGVKVVVSNHDFEKTPSKEEIVARLQKMQELGADLPKIAVMPQCRKDVLTLLAATEEMAGTYADRPIITMSMAKDGVISRLCGEVFGSALTFGAAGQTSAPGQIEVEKLRGVLEIFH
- a CDS encoding helix-turn-helix domain-containing protein: MRIKAKEIAQELGLSEATVSLALNNRPGVNANTKKRILECVRAKQEKELKNFETQENSIQGEVMMLNYVKNGIIMKRSQDRHPAMPLS
- a CDS encoding IS630 family transposase; this translates as MYELPYDENHPVVCMDEKPYQLLGEIREPLPMIPGSDQKTNSEYVRNGTVSIFAFVEPLGGVHHVSVREHRTATDWAEEIRYLVDNMYPDAEKILLVMDNLNTHKPSSLYKRYPAEEERRIIKKLEIHYTPKHCSWLDIAEIELNVMTRQCLSRRIAEIEQLRSELSAWETERNTLAAKVNWHFRTHDARIKLSSLYPTFTTAS